Proteins from one Nodularia sp. LEGE 06071 genomic window:
- a CDS encoding HlyD family efflux transporter periplasmic adaptor subunit: MNSFPQQDNHFWNRFNEPTPEELSLVEPHEFLPRISKWTNIGAGVLLITFMAAAGLTSVFNYNVTVKVPASIRPEGELGIVQSAVIGTVQKIDVQENQLVKQGEPIAYIDDSRLQNQKSQLENSIEQSQLQLRQFDAQIAEIATQIAAQRTLANRTIIAAQAELSASQRNYEDQQKTTMADLAQAEAAWNLARIQRDRLQQNNLLTATVQEAEVALNVAKMQRDRLQSVVASGAVSRNLFEEKQQEVKSAQAKLEQAKASAQDLMSEKEQSLQIAQIQLEKARTSINPHNAAITIASERIKQEQASGESTLAALNRERETLLQQRLELEKQSMRSRKELQQVETDLNQTIIRSPITGTVLQLNLRHPGQVVEPSQAIAQIAPVNSPMVIKAFVPPQDIDKVKPGQKVQMQVSACPYPNYGTLHGTVKNVAPDALPIGNNSAEPGVPGATQTVGYETTIEAETNYVGTDNHQCYIQAGMKGRADIISRQETVLNFILRKARLITDF, encoded by the coding sequence GTGAACTCCTTTCCCCAACAAGATAACCATTTTTGGAATCGGTTTAACGAACCTACTCCAGAAGAACTGAGTTTAGTTGAACCTCACGAGTTTCTTCCCCGCATCAGTAAATGGACAAACATCGGCGCAGGAGTTCTGCTGATTACTTTTATGGCGGCGGCTGGACTCACATCTGTGTTTAATTACAATGTCACAGTCAAAGTTCCTGCGAGTATTAGACCAGAAGGAGAACTGGGAATTGTGCAGTCTGCGGTAATTGGAACAGTGCAGAAAATAGATGTGCAAGAAAATCAGCTAGTCAAACAAGGAGAACCCATTGCTTACATTGATGATTCCCGCCTGCAAAATCAAAAAAGCCAACTAGAAAACAGTATTGAGCAGAGTCAATTACAACTGCGCCAATTTGATGCTCAAATCGCTGAAATTGCTACTCAGATTGCGGCTCAAAGAACCTTAGCTAACCGGACAATCATTGCTGCACAAGCAGAACTCAGTGCGAGTCAACGCAACTATGAAGACCAGCAAAAGACGACAATGGCTGATCTGGCACAAGCCGAAGCTGCTTGGAATTTAGCGAGAATACAACGCGATCGCCTTCAACAGAATAACCTATTAACTGCAACAGTACAAGAAGCCGAAGTAGCTTTAAATGTAGCGAAAATGCAACGCGATCGATTACAGTCAGTAGTCGCATCCGGAGCAGTTTCTCGCAATTTATTTGAGGAAAAACAACAGGAGGTAAAATCCGCCCAGGCCAAGCTAGAACAAGCCAAAGCTAGCGCTCAGGACTTGATGTCAGAAAAAGAACAATCCTTGCAGATTGCCCAAATCCAACTCGAAAAAGCTCGCACCAGTATCAATCCTCATAATGCCGCTATCACCATAGCCTCAGAACGCATTAAACAAGAGCAAGCCAGTGGTGAATCGACCTTAGCCGCTTTAAACAGAGAACGAGAAACCCTACTGCAACAGCGTCTAGAACTAGAAAAACAAAGTATGCGATCGCGCAAAGAACTACAACAGGTAGAAACTGACCTGAATCAAACTATAATTCGATCGCCAATTACAGGTACAGTGCTGCAATTAAATCTGCGTCATCCTGGGCAAGTAGTAGAACCAAGTCAAGCTATTGCTCAGATTGCACCCGTCAATAGTCCAATGGTGATCAAAGCATTTGTCCCGCCTCAAGATATCGACAAAGTAAAACCTGGGCAAAAAGTACAGATGCAGGTTTCAGCTTGTCCCTATCCCAACTACGGTACTCTCCACGGGACAGTGAAAAATGTTGCACCAGATGCCCTCCCAATCGGAAATAACAGCGCCGAGCCTGGTGTTCCAGGTGCTACCCAGACAGTCGGCTATGAAACCACCATAGAAGCCGAAACCAATTATGTAGGTACAGACAATCATCAATGTTATATCCAAGCAGGAATGAAAGGTCGAGCTGATATTATTTCCCGACAGGAAACAGTACTGAATTTCATTCTCCGCAAAGCCCGATTAATCACAGATTTCTAA
- a CDS encoding alpha/beta fold hydrolase, with amino-acid sequence MTTSTNTFTSTKTWIWRGFPICYQTQGTDGPAVVLVHGFGASWWHWRKNIPVLAENCRVYAIDLIGFGGSAKPQPGGEINYTLETWGEQLADFCREVVGEPAFLVGNSIGCIVLLQAAVSNPDIALGVALINCSLRLLHDRKRETLPWSRRFGAPILQKILSIKPVGQFFFNQVAQPKTVRKILLQAYANAEIVTEELVDILTAPAKDPGAVAVFLAFTSYSTGPLAEDLLPVLPCPAIILWGTADPWEPVDLGRELANYPQVLKFIPLEGVGHCPQDEAPELVNPILLDWMSDRYSSN; translated from the coding sequence ATGACAACTTCCACAAACACATTTACCTCCACTAAAACTTGGATTTGGCGAGGTTTTCCCATCTGCTATCAGACTCAAGGAACTGATGGCCCCGCAGTTGTCCTCGTGCATGGCTTTGGAGCCTCATGGTGGCACTGGCGGAAAAATATCCCCGTGCTAGCAGAAAATTGTCGCGTTTATGCCATTGATTTAATTGGCTTTGGCGGTTCTGCTAAACCTCAACCGGGAGGGGAAATTAATTACACATTGGAAACTTGGGGAGAGCAGTTAGCCGACTTTTGTCGGGAAGTCGTGGGGGAACCTGCTTTTTTAGTGGGAAATTCCATTGGCTGTATTGTGTTATTACAAGCAGCCGTCAGCAACCCGGATATAGCTTTAGGAGTAGCCTTAATCAACTGTTCCTTACGATTGTTGCATGACCGCAAACGGGAAACACTACCTTGGTCGCGTCGCTTCGGAGCGCCAATACTCCAGAAGATATTATCTATCAAACCAGTGGGTCAGTTTTTTTTCAATCAAGTTGCTCAACCGAAAACAGTACGAAAGATTTTGCTTCAAGCCTACGCTAATGCAGAGATAGTCACAGAAGAGTTGGTTGATATTTTGACAGCACCAGCAAAAGACCCAGGGGCGGTAGCGGTGTTTCTGGCTTTTACTTCTTACTCTACAGGGCCTCTAGCAGAAGACCTTTTGCCTGTGCTACCTTGTCCTGCCATTATTCTCTGGGGAACAGCCGACCCCTGGGAACCAGTAGATTTAGGTAGAGAACTAGCCAATTACCCACAAGTGCTAAAGTTTATCCCCTTGGAAGGGGTGGGACATTGCCCCCAAGATGAAGCACCTGAGTTAGTCAATCCGATTTTACTCGATTGGATGAGCGATCGCTATTCCTCTAATTAG
- a CDS encoding CTB family bacteriocin — protein MSHEIFASELFVTLSDDQQELLAGGADFELAGSNFGQKRANLQGTSNAGPNGSTANSTGDVTAINTAAQDLLGFGADEIPSIDALGAAPVLNSGSAGGAGGAGGEDEG, from the coding sequence ATGTCACATGAAATATTTGCATCAGAATTGTTTGTTACTTTATCTGATGATCAACAGGAGCTTTTAGCTGGTGGTGCTGACTTTGAACTGGCTGGTAGCAACTTCGGTCAAAAACGTGCCAACTTACAAGGAACAAGTAATGCCGGGCCAAATGGCAGCACTGCCAACTCTACAGGTGATGTTACAGCTATCAATACCGCTGCACAAGACTTGTTAGGATTTGGTGCGGACGAAATTCCTTCAATTGATGCCTTGGGTGCTGCACCAGTTCTTAACAGTGGTAGTGCTGGTGGTGCTGGTGGTGCTGGTGGTGAAGATGAAGGTTAA
- a CDS encoding CTB family bacteriocin, with amino-acid sequence MSDQIITSDWFAELELSDRQQELLVGGVNYQLNDNNFAQGSATKKNSSNNSPEGNSSELNTQLADVNSNATSFLSNEPTEFPALANSEELNQFNTE; translated from the coding sequence ATGTCAGATCAAATCATCACATCCGATTGGTTTGCAGAGTTAGAATTGTCCGATAGACAGCAGGAGTTGCTGGTTGGTGGTGTTAACTATCAACTGAACGATAACAATTTCGCTCAAGGATCTGCAACAAAGAAAAACTCAAGTAATAATAGTCCAGAAGGAAACTCTTCTGAATTAAATACTCAGCTTGCTGATGTAAATTCTAATGCCACAAGTTTTTTGTCTAATGAACCTACAGAATTTCCGGCTCTTGCCAACTCGGAAGAACTAAATCAATTCAATACTGAGTAG
- the frr gene encoding ribosome recycling factor → MKLSEAESTMQKTVEATQRAFNTIRTGRANASLLDKVSVDYYGSPTPLKSLANISTPDASTILIQPYDKGSLNIVEKAISLSDIGLTPSNDGSVIRLNIPPLTSDRRKEFVKMASKYAEEGRVAIRNIRRDVQDSIRKEEKAAEISEDESKDQQDKLQKLTNKYTSRIDDLLVEKEKDISTV, encoded by the coding sequence GTGAAATTATCTGAAGCTGAGAGTACGATGCAAAAGACCGTTGAAGCAACTCAACGAGCTTTTAACACTATTCGCACTGGCCGCGCCAATGCGAGTTTACTAGATAAAGTCTCGGTGGACTACTACGGTTCACCCACACCATTGAAATCACTGGCAAACATTAGCACGCCAGATGCCTCAACCATCTTGATTCAGCCTTACGATAAAGGCAGCTTAAACATAGTCGAGAAAGCAATTTCCCTCTCTGACATCGGTTTAACACCCAGTAACGACGGTTCTGTGATTCGGCTAAATATACCACCATTGACAAGCGATCGCCGGAAAGAATTTGTCAAAATGGCTTCTAAGTATGCTGAAGAAGGTCGCGTAGCCATTCGCAATATCCGTCGTGATGTCCAAGACTCCATTCGCAAAGAGGAAAAAGCTGCGGAAATCTCCGAAGATGAATCCAAAGACCAACAAGATAAACTGCAAAAACTCACAAACAAATACACTTCCAGAATAGATGACTTGCTGGTAGAAAAGGAAAAAGACATTTCAACTGTCTAA
- a CDS encoding PEP-CTERM sorting domain-containing protein (PEP-CTERM proteins occur, often in large numbers, in the proteomes of bacteria that also encode an exosortase, a predicted intramembrane cysteine proteinase. The presence of a PEP-CTERM domain at a protein's C-terminus predicts cleavage within the sorting domain, followed by covalent anchoring to some some component of the (usually Gram-negative) cell surface. Many PEP-CTERM proteins exhibit an unusual sequence composition that includes large numbers of potential glycosylation sites. Expression of one such protein has been shown restore the ability of a bacterium to form floc, a type of biofilm.) produces the protein MKHLSLLFATALAVTSGLMFGTMQAASAACVPDTAVCNDALIPPNDSFCNYSDNPGNDADHNGNDADNTGNEPDLISKVCVLDIGPIFSYSSTVNPILFGSGGVGISSFPPGGTQISGNQLSPITVPEPSSIFSLLALGTLSASFVLKRHTNSL, from the coding sequence ATGAAACATCTATCTCTACTATTTGCTACAGCCCTCGCCGTCACATCGGGATTGATGTTCGGGACAATGCAAGCCGCATCTGCTGCTTGCGTTCCTGATACAGCAGTTTGCAATGATGCTTTGATTCCGCCGAATGATTCTTTTTGCAATTATTCTGATAATCCTGGGAATGATGCTGATCATAATGGGAATGATGCTGATAATACTGGGAATGAGCCTGATCTTATCTCGAAGGTTTGTGTTCTTGATATAGGGCCGATTTTTTCTTATTCCAGCACTGTTAACCCAATACTGTTCGGTTCCGGTGGTGTCGGAATATCGAGCTTCCCACCCGGAGGGACTCAAATATCGGGAAATCAACTTTCTCCAATCACTGTCCCTGAACCCTCGTCCATCTTTAGCTTACTTGCCCTCGGCACTCTCAGCGCATCTTTTGTACTCAAGCGTCATACCAATTCTTTATAA
- a CDS encoding CTB family bacteriocin, giving the protein MTEHIVSEFCVALSDEQQELVAGGVDFELAGSNFANRLANLQGTANSGPDGSTANSTGQLTAVNTAAQDLLGFGAEEIPEVDALGGAPVLNATGGEE; this is encoded by the coding sequence ATGACAGAGCATATCGTATCAGAATTCTGTGTCGCGTTATCCGACGAGCAACAAGAACTCGTAGCTGGTGGTGTTGACTTTGAACTAGCTGGAAGCAATTTTGCTAACAGACTGGCAAATTTACAAGGAACAGCCAATTCTGGCCCAGATGGTAGCACTGCCAACTCCACAGGTCAGTTGACAGCTGTTAACACTGCGGCACAAGATTTATTGGGATTTGGTGCAGAGGAAATTCCTGAAGTTGATGCTTTGGGCGGCGCACCAGTTCTCAACGCCACAGGTGGTGAGGAATAG
- a CDS encoding peptidase domain-containing ABC transporter has translation MFGLIKLQKTYQCVSQLSEEDCGAACLASICKHYGRFLSINRSRESVGTGQLGTTLLGLKRGSENLGFNTRAVKASPEIIDRITEVQLPAIIHWRGSHWVVLYNQQGKKYVIADPSVGIRYVNRKELTEAWNGVMLLLEPDPDRFFDQPQDKPMGGFGRFLKRILPYRGLLTQVLMLNVALGVLALGSPILIQILTDDVLVRGDVQLLTVVVAAVVVMTLFSSTLQLLQSTMIAHFGQRLQLGLVLEFGRKMLQLPLNYYEARRSGEITSRLRDINHINQLVSQIVVLLPSKFFIAVISFCLMLFYSWKLTLAVILVGALMTLSTLPFLPILQQKTRSLLVLGAENQGVLVETFKGAQVLKTTNAAPQFWEEFQSRFGRLANLTFSTVQIGIINNTLSRLLSTIGGVALLGFGSILVIQGELSIGQMLAFNVLQVNVLSLINSLVGLVDEYFRSQTAVSRLLEVIDATPEVVGGSEKPVAQISGSADIHCSHLTFHHPGRVDLLEDFSLKLPGGQAIALIGKSGCGKSTLAKLLAGLYQPNSGNIRIGSFNLDDIALDCLRQQIVYVPQEPHFWSRTILENFRLGTPYISFEEIVKACEIADADSFISQLPSKYQTVLGEFGANLSGGQRQRLAIARGIMTNPPVLILDEATAGLDPVSEASVLDAILDYRKGKTTVLITHRPSVVKRADWIVMLEKGEVQLEGTPETFLAEKGEHQKFLSL, from the coding sequence ATGTTTGGTTTAATCAAACTTCAAAAAACCTATCAATGCGTTTCACAGTTGAGCGAAGAAGATTGTGGAGCAGCTTGTCTGGCTTCTATTTGTAAACATTACGGCCGATTTTTAAGCATTAATCGCAGTCGAGAATCCGTAGGAACTGGACAACTAGGAACTACTTTATTAGGACTAAAACGTGGTTCTGAGAATTTGGGTTTTAATACTAGAGCAGTTAAAGCCTCGCCAGAAATTATCGACAGAATCACAGAAGTGCAGTTACCAGCCATTATCCATTGGCGCGGTTCTCACTGGGTGGTTTTATATAACCAGCAGGGCAAAAAGTATGTGATTGCTGACCCATCTGTGGGTATTCGTTATGTTAACCGCAAAGAGTTAACAGAGGCTTGGAATGGGGTAATGCTCTTACTGGAACCAGATCCAGACCGCTTTTTTGATCAGCCCCAAGACAAACCAATGGGTGGTTTCGGACGCTTTCTGAAGCGGATTTTGCCCTATCGTGGTTTGCTGACTCAGGTTTTAATGCTCAATGTTGCTTTGGGTGTACTCGCTTTGGGTTCTCCCATACTCATCCAAATTCTCACAGATGATGTTTTAGTGCGGGGAGATGTCCAGCTACTGACTGTTGTCGTCGCCGCAGTTGTAGTTATGACCTTATTTAGCAGCACTCTCCAATTATTGCAATCGACGATGATTGCTCACTTTGGTCAACGGCTGCAATTAGGGCTTGTTTTGGAATTTGGGCGCAAAATGCTCCAGTTACCTTTGAATTATTACGAAGCCCGCCGGAGTGGGGAAATCACTAGCCGATTACGAGATATCAATCATATTAACCAGTTGGTATCACAGATAGTTGTGCTTTTACCGAGTAAGTTTTTCATTGCAGTGATTTCCTTCTGCTTAATGCTGTTTTATAGTTGGAAACTCACATTAGCAGTTATCCTGGTCGGTGCTTTAATGACTTTATCAACTCTGCCTTTTTTACCTATTCTCCAACAAAAGACTCGCAGTCTTTTAGTCTTGGGGGCGGAAAATCAAGGTGTGTTAGTTGAAACCTTTAAGGGCGCACAGGTACTTAAAACTACGAACGCTGCACCCCAATTTTGGGAAGAATTTCAAAGTCGTTTTGGTCGTTTAGCTAATCTGACTTTTAGTACTGTGCAAATCGGAATTATCAACAATACTCTTTCTCGACTCCTTTCGACTATTGGTGGTGTAGCTTTATTGGGGTTTGGAAGTATCTTGGTGATTCAGGGAGAATTAAGTATCGGTCAAATGCTGGCTTTTAATGTGCTACAGGTGAATGTTCTGAGTTTAATTAATTCCTTAGTGGGTTTAGTAGATGAATATTTTCGCTCTCAAACAGCAGTTTCTCGGCTTTTAGAAGTGATTGATGCGACACCGGAAGTGGTGGGAGGGAGTGAAAAGCCTGTGGCGCAAATTTCCGGTAGTGCAGATATTCATTGTTCTCATCTGACATTTCACCACCCTGGTAGAGTGGACTTATTAGAAGATTTTTCCCTAAAGTTGCCTGGTGGTCAAGCGATCGCTTTGATTGGTAAATCTGGCTGTGGTAAAAGTACCTTAGCCAAACTGTTAGCAGGTTTATATCAGCCGAATTCTGGGAATATTCGCATTGGCTCGTTTAACCTCGATGACATCGCTCTCGATTGTCTGCGACAGCAAATTGTTTATGTCCCCCAAGAACCTCATTTCTGGAGTCGCACAATTTTAGAGAATTTCCGGTTAGGAACGCCCTATATCTCCTTTGAGGAAATTGTCAAAGCTTGCGAGATTGCGGATGCAGATAGCTTTATCAGTCAACTTCCCAGTAAGTATCAAACTGTGTTAGGCGAATTTGGGGCGAATCTCTCTGGTGGACAAAGACAAAGATTAGCGATCGCTAGAGGAATTATGACTAATCCACCTGTGCTAATTTTAGATGAAGCCACAGCCGGACTCGACCCAGTTAGTGAAGCTAGCGTTTTAGATGCAATTTTGGACTACCGCAAAGGTAAAACTACAGTTTTAATTACTCATCGTCCCAGCGTTGTCAAGCGAGCTGATTGGATTGTGATGTTAGAGAAAGGTGAAGTGCAATTAGAAGGTACTCCAGAAACTTTTCTGGCAGAAAAAGGAGAGCATCAAAAGTTTTTATCATTATGA
- a CDS encoding glycosyltransferase family 2 protein: protein MHCSSLLEAEVNQNQTILISIVICTADRRISLEKTLIAIKEITYSFCEVIVVDASSSPETMEMLTIMSSSFNRNLKVATVQERNISVSRNVGIKLASGAIIAFIDDDAIPPPDWIEKLLSTYSLYGDKCAGVGGAVRDMTAPGYPLQYHRGITNIISNTSPICLAGVINYNQPQGFWYNGLMGTNSSYRKELLEKINGYDEFFDYFLDETDVCLRLIQAGYEIHHCDVVVDHYPQPSHNRLDQKHLTCWYSLAKNTTYFALKHAFNKLPFPVLVIRLTLLLIYRCLLRIIRLKFTHNLSYKMLWKYIEQCLKGIQVGWSKGIALHKFNPG from the coding sequence ATGCATTGCAGTAGTTTATTAGAAGCGGAAGTAAACCAAAATCAAACAATCTTGATATCTATTGTTATCTGTACAGCTGACCGTCGGATTTCTTTAGAGAAGACACTCATAGCAATCAAAGAAATTACTTATTCATTTTGTGAAGTTATTGTAGTCGATGCTTCATCAAGTCCTGAAACTATGGAAATGCTAACTATCATGTCCAGCAGTTTCAACAGAAACCTCAAAGTAGCCACTGTTCAAGAAAGAAATATTAGTGTATCTCGCAATGTGGGTATAAAGTTGGCATCAGGTGCGATTATTGCTTTTATTGATGATGATGCAATTCCACCACCTGACTGGATAGAAAAACTTTTATCTACATACTCTTTATATGGTGATAAATGCGCCGGTGTGGGTGGTGCAGTGCGTGATATGACGGCTCCTGGCTATCCTTTACAATATCATCGTGGCATCACAAATATTATTAGTAATACAAGTCCAATTTGTTTGGCTGGTGTGATCAACTACAATCAACCGCAAGGTTTTTGGTATAATGGTTTGATGGGTACGAACTCATCTTACCGCAAAGAATTATTAGAAAAGATTAACGGATATGATGAGTTTTTCGACTATTTTTTAGATGAAACTGATGTTTGTTTGCGCCTGATTCAAGCTGGCTATGAAATTCACCATTGTGATGTAGTTGTAGACCATTACCCCCAACCTAGTCACAATCGCTTAGACCAAAAACATTTGACTTGTTGGTATTCTTTGGCGAAAAATACCACCTACTTTGCTTTAAAACACGCTTTTAATAAACTGCCTTTTCCTGTTTTAGTCATCCGCTTGACTCTACTACTGATTTATCGCTGTTTATTAAGAATAATTCGCCTGAAGTTTACTCACAATCTTTCGTATAAGATGCTGTGGAAATATATCGAGCAGTGTCTGAAGGGGATTCAGGTAGGTTGGAGTAAGGGAATTGCTTTACATAAATTCAATCCTGGCTGA
- the pyrH gene encoding UMP kinase gives MGTNYRRVLLKLSGEALMGNMGYGIDPEVVKEIAEEVAEVVATGVQIAIVVGGGNIFRGVKAASAGMDRATADYIGMIATVMNAMTLQDSLERIGVQTRVQTAIAMQELAESYIRRRAIRHLEKGRVVIFGAGSGNPFFTTDTTAALRAAEIDAEVIFKATKVDGIYDADPHIYPEAKRYTSLTYAHVLAKDLRVMDSTAIALCKDNNIPILVFDLTVRGNVRRAVLGEKIGTLVGGSCEII, from the coding sequence ATGGGAACGAATTACCGACGGGTTTTACTTAAACTAAGCGGTGAAGCCTTAATGGGCAACATGGGCTATGGTATTGATCCAGAAGTGGTCAAGGAAATAGCCGAGGAAGTAGCAGAGGTGGTAGCCACTGGCGTTCAAATTGCCATTGTCGTTGGCGGCGGTAACATTTTTCGTGGCGTTAAAGCTGCGTCGGCGGGGATGGACAGGGCAACTGCTGACTACATAGGGATGATTGCCACGGTAATGAATGCCATGACGCTACAAGATTCCTTAGAGCGCATTGGGGTACAGACGCGGGTCCAAACCGCGATCGCTATGCAAGAATTAGCGGAATCCTATATCCGTCGTCGCGCTATCCGCCATTTAGAAAAAGGGCGAGTAGTAATTTTTGGTGCTGGTTCCGGAAATCCCTTCTTTACAACTGACACCACCGCAGCCTTAAGAGCCGCAGAAATTGATGCCGAGGTGATTTTTAAAGCCACCAAGGTAGACGGCATATATGATGCTGATCCCCATATTTATCCAGAGGCCAAGCGTTACACCAGTCTCACCTACGCGCACGTTTTAGCCAAAGATTTGCGCGTCATGGATAGTACAGCGATCGCCTTGTGTAAAGACAATAATATCCCAATTCTGGTATTTGATTTAACGGTGCGAGGTAACGTCCGCCGAGCCGTCTTGGGAGAAAAAATCGGCACCCTTGTGGGAGGTTCATGTGAAATTATCTGA
- a CDS encoding diacylglycerol/polyprenol kinase family protein encodes MLSPSLDFTSISPLWLQITVVAVWVSLILLVAWVVHRFAQGDPEIVRKIVHIGTGNVILLAWWLDVPASLGITASIVASAITLLSYRFPLLPGINSVGRQSLGTFFYAVSMGILIACFWHIQQPQYAAIGIMVMAWGDGLAALIGQRFGKHKYQVLGAQKSWEGSLTMALVSYLISSLILLSVEGNIWQTWVISLAIAFAATSLEAISFLGIDNLTVPLGSAGLAFVLIDIFLHHSP; translated from the coding sequence TTGTTATCTCCATCTCTCGATTTCACCTCAATTTCACCTTTGTGGCTGCAAATTACCGTAGTTGCAGTTTGGGTATCACTCATCCTCCTGGTCGCATGGGTAGTACATCGCTTTGCTCAGGGCGATCCCGAAATAGTCAGAAAAATAGTTCACATTGGCACTGGGAATGTAATTTTGCTGGCTTGGTGGCTCGATGTTCCGGCTAGTTTAGGGATTACAGCGTCCATTGTCGCCAGTGCCATCACCTTACTATCATACCGATTTCCCCTCCTTCCCGGTATTAATAGCGTGGGTAGGCAAAGTTTGGGAACCTTCTTTTATGCTGTCAGTATGGGCATTTTAATTGCCTGCTTCTGGCATATACAACAGCCCCAATACGCCGCTATCGGCATCATGGTGATGGCTTGGGGTGATGGGTTAGCAGCATTGATTGGGCAGCGTTTTGGTAAACATAAGTATCAAGTCTTGGGAGCGCAAAAAAGCTGGGAAGGCTCCTTGACGATGGCTTTAGTCAGTTATCTGATCAGTAGTTTAATTTTATTGAGTGTTGAAGGTAACATCTGGCAAACTTGGGTAATATCCCTAGCGATCGCTTTCGCTGCTACTAGCTTAGAAGCCATTTCATTTCTGGGTATTGATAATTTAACAGTTCCTTTAGGCAGTGCAGGCCTAGCATTTGTGTTAATTGATATCTTCTTGCACCATTCCCCATAA
- a CDS encoding thioredoxin family protein produces MNILETINTPVGSYAPDFELPGIDNQVHHLSRYLEKFRAVGVIAMCNHCPYVSLYLERLKNIQAEFAQHGVTLIGMNCRMTTQNLSASFDDMKAFAERHQLNFPYLWDSTQDVARSFGASKTPMAFLVDQNGIVQYKGQIDNYPQEPSSGGEDYLRNAIASLCSNQAINLAQTAAVGTSLIWRN; encoded by the coding sequence ATGAATATACTAGAAACAATTAACACACCTGTTGGTAGCTATGCACCTGATTTTGAGCTTCCAGGAATTGACAATCAAGTACACCATCTCAGCCGGTATTTAGAAAAGTTTCGTGCAGTTGGTGTGATTGCTATGTGCAACCACTGTCCTTATGTCAGCTTGTATCTAGAGAGATTAAAAAATATTCAAGCGGAATTTGCTCAACACGGCGTGACTCTGATTGGGATGAATTGTCGCATGACTACGCAAAACCTGAGCGCCAGCTTTGATGACATGAAAGCTTTTGCGGAACGTCACCAGTTGAATTTTCCTTATTTATGGGATTCAACCCAAGATGTGGCTCGGAGTTTTGGCGCTAGTAAAACGCCAATGGCTTTTCTGGTCGATCAGAATGGGATAGTCCAGTACAAAGGACAAATTGACAATTATCCCCAAGAACCATCATCTGGGGGAGAAGATTATCTCAGAAATGCGATCGCTTCTCTGTGCAGTAATCAAGCAATTAACCTAGCACAAACAGCAGCAGTCGGGACTTCATTGATTTGGCGAAACTAG